A genomic region of Arachis stenosperma cultivar V10309 chromosome 9, arast.V10309.gnm1.PFL2, whole genome shotgun sequence contains the following coding sequences:
- the LOC130949451 gene encoding uncharacterized protein LOC130949451 encodes MVLTKECNGVIQKNLPEKLKDHGSFVIPCTIREVIVDQALCDLRASINLMLLSLMRKLQIEEVKPTRTSLQLANRSLKFPLGVVENLLVKVGAFIFSVDFVILDMEEDVNASIILGRPFLANGKALIDVQKGELTFCVQCIPSLTILE; translated from the coding sequence ATGGTGCTTACAAAAGAATGCAATGGTGTCATTCAAAAGAATCTCCCTGAGAAGCTAAAAGATCATGGAAGCTTTGTAATTCCTTGTACTATTAGGGAAGTGATTGTCGATCAAGCCTTGTGTGATCTTAGAGCTAGCATCAATCTCATGCTATTATCCTTAATGCGCAAGTTACAAATCGAAGAGGTAAAACCCACCAGAACTTCTTTGCAACTTGCTAACCGTTCTCTTAAATTTCCATTAGGTGTTGTGGAGAATTTGCTAGTGAAGGTGGGagcttttattttttctgtGGATTTTGTGATCTTAGACATGGAGGAAGATGTCAATGCCTCTATCATATTGGGGAGACCTTTCTTGGCTAATGGAAAGGCCTTAATCGATGTTCAAAAGGGTGAATTAACATTTTGTGTTCAATGTATTCCAAGCCTTACAATACTCGAATGA